The region TTCGGCAAAGGCAGCACGCCACCGGTGAGTTCTACCAAGTCGATGACCGGCCACGCGCAGGGCGCTGCGGGGGCGCTGGAGGCGATCTTCTCGCTGCTGATGCTGGACAATGATTTCATCGCACGGTCGATCAATGTGCAAAACCTCGACCCGGCGCTTGATCCGTCGGAAATCGCGCTTGAGCGGGTGGATAATGCGGGGCTCGATTCCGTCATGACCAACTCCTTCGGGTTTGGTGGCACCAATGGATCGATGATCCTGTCGAAGTATAAAGGCTGAGGGCGCGTTATGTCAGGATTGCTTGCAGGAAAACGCGGCCTCATCATGGGTGTGGCCAATGAACGCTCCATCGCTTGGGGCATCGCCAAGGCGATGGCCGAGGCCGGGGCCGAACTGGCCTTCACCTATCAGGGCGAGGCCTTTGGCAAGCGTCTTGAGCCGCTGGCGCAGAGTGTCGGGTCCGACTTCATGGTCGATGTCGATGTAACCGATGACGCCTCGCTCGACCGCGCCTTCGAGGAGTTGGGCGCGCGCTGGCCGACGATTGACTTCGTCGTGCATGCCATTGCTTTCTCGGACAAATCCGAGTTGACGGGGCGGTTTCTGAACACCAGCCGGGCGAACTTTAAGAACTCGATGGACATCTCGGCCTATTCCTTCATCGACGTGGCGCGCCGGGCGCATCCGTTGATGGTGGAGAACGGCGGCACCTTGTTGACCCTGACTTATATGGGCTCGAACCGAGTGACGCCGAATTACAATGTGATGGGCGTGGCCAAGGCGGCGTTGGAAAGTGCGACGCGCTATCTGGCGAATGATCTGGGGCCGGAGGGGATCCGTGTGAACGCGATTTCGCCGGGGCCGATGAAGACGCTTGCGGGGGCCGCAATTGGCGGGGCGCGCAAGACGTATAAGCATACGGATCAGAATGCACCTTTGCGGTCGAATGCGACGTTGGAGGCCGTTGGTGGCACGGCGGTCTATCTGGCGTCTGATGCGGGCGCTTGCACGACGGGGGAGATCGTCCGCGTTGATGGTGGTTTCCACGTGTTGGGGATGCCGCAGGCGGATCACCTGTAAGTCTAGAACTAAGGGCCATCGCCTGCCCGTGGGGTGGCGATGGCAACGTGGCTTTGTGCCACCTTATGGTGCAGCCTTTGGACGACTTCGAAGGCTCCCGCCCAGCCTCACCAAATCGCCAGCCCGCCGGGACGGGCAGGCGATGGCCCGGCGCCTGCGGCTTGATTCCGGGCTGGGGTGGTATCCTTTATCGCAGCACATCCGTCTGCCAGAGCCAGATTTTCATCCCCCCATGCGCTATCGCCGGCCCCTGCGGCTTCCACGGCAGCCCTGTCGCCCGCGCCAAGGGCGGCTCTGACGTCACCAGCCCCACACGCCAACCCCGGAACCGCGTTTTCAGTGTTTCACCCAGCGTCCCATAGAGCGGATAAAGCAGCTTCTTATTCCCGATCCGCCCGCCATAAGGCGGGTTCACGATCACCAGACCGGGCGGGCCTTCGGGCGGCTGCACCTCCCCTGCCCCGTGACAGGCGAAATGACACCACGCCCCCACACCCGCACGCTCGGCGTTGGCCGTGCTCATTCGGATCGCGCCTGCGTCCCGATCCGAGCCGTAGAACCGCGCCGACGGGGGCGATACATCCCCACCGCTGCGCAACTGCTCCCAAACCCCGGCATTAAAGCTCGCCAATTCCTCGAAAGCAAAGCTCCGACTGCGCCCCGGCTTCAACCCCGCCGCAATCTCCGCTGCTTCGATCAAAAACGTCCCCGAGCCACACATCGGATCAACAACCGGCTCCCCCGGCGCATAGCCGCACGACCGCAGCATCAGCGCCGTCATATTCTCGCGCATCGGCGCCTTGCCCACGGCTTCCTTATGCCCGCGCTTGTGGAGCGCCTCGCCAGAAGTATCGATGCTGAACATCACGGCGTTATCGTCAATCCGCACCTTCAACACCAAGGCCGCCTCGGCATCTACCGTGATCCCGTGGCTTTCGCGCAGGGCTGTCTCGACCCGCTGCTGCGCCGCCCCGGCGTGGTAAATCTTCGACGCCTTGCACGTCACCTGCACCTTCACCGGCACATCGGCACGCAGCACGTCACCAAAGGGAAACTTGCGGCAGCGCTTGTCCAACTGCGCCAGATGGAAGGCCATAAACCCGCCGATCCGCGCCAGCACCCGGCCCGCGCCGCGCAGCTCTAGGTTCGCGCGCCAGACCTCGGGCCAACTGCCCTGAACGGTCACGCCACCGGGCTGGGCCTGCGCTTTGGCAAAGCCTTTTTCCTGCGCCTCGGCGCAGAGCAAATCCTCAAGCCCGGGCGGGCAGACAAGGAAAATCTCGAATGTATCTGGGGTATCCATGGCCCCTGCATAAGCGCCTGCGCGGCGCGGTGCGAGGGGAAAAAGACGCGCATCGCGTCTTCTAGGCCCACCGGGGAGGCATCCCCCCCGGCAGGCAATGTCAGATCGCTCAGGCGATTTTGACCAGTTCGATATCGAACTGCAGGTCTTTGCCCGCCAGCGGGTGGTTGGCGTCGAGCGTCACGGTGGTCTCGTCCACTTCCACGACGGTCACGG is a window of Sulfitobacter sp. W027 DNA encoding:
- a CDS encoding class I SAM-dependent RNA methyltransferase, with protein sequence MDTPDTFEIFLVCPPGLEDLLCAEAQEKGFAKAQAQPGGVTVQGSWPEVWRANLELRGAGRVLARIGGFMAFHLAQLDKRCRKFPFGDVLRADVPVKVQVTCKASKIYHAGAAQQRVETALRESHGITVDAEAALVLKVRIDDNAVMFSIDTSGEALHKRGHKEAVGKAPMRENMTALMLRSCGYAPGEPVVDPMCGSGTFLIEAAEIAAGLKPGRSRSFAFEELASFNAGVWEQLRSGGDVSPPSARFYGSDRDAGAIRMSTANAERAGVGAWCHFACHGAGEVQPPEGPPGLVIVNPPYGGRIGNKKLLYPLYGTLGETLKTRFRGWRVGLVTSEPPLARATGLPWKPQGPAIAHGGMKIWLWQTDVLR
- a CDS encoding enoyl-ACP reductase, whose amino-acid sequence is MSGLLAGKRGLIMGVANERSIAWGIAKAMAEAGAELAFTYQGEAFGKRLEPLAQSVGSDFMVDVDVTDDASLDRAFEELGARWPTIDFVVHAIAFSDKSELTGRFLNTSRANFKNSMDISAYSFIDVARRAHPLMVENGGTLLTLTYMGSNRVTPNYNVMGVAKAALESATRYLANDLGPEGIRVNAISPGPMKTLAGAAIGGARKTYKHTDQNAPLRSNATLEAVGGTAVYLASDAGACTTGEIVRVDGGFHVLGMPQADHL